In Streptomyces sp. NBC_00569, a single genomic region encodes these proteins:
- a CDS encoding YncE family protein, which produces MTNSHSGTVSVINTYTNTVFGCPIPVGDDPGAVTTDALRGGAYVPNGGSDTVSAIDTNTNTALGAPIPVGDGPGGLALGR; this is translated from the coding sequence GTTTCGGTGATCAACACCTACACCAACACGGTTTTCGGCTGCCCGATCCCCGTCGGCGACGACCCCGGCGCGGTGACCACCGACGCCCTCCGCGGTGGCGCCTACGTGCCCAACGGCGGCTCGGACACGGTCTCGGCGATCGATACGAACACCAACACGGCTCTTGGCGCCCCGATCCCCGTCGGCGACGGCCCCGGTGGGTTGGCGCTGGGGAGGTAA